CTGTAAAAGGAAGGCGTATTTGGAATAAGTTTGATAATATATTTAGTAGGATTGGAATACTTCTAAACCTCAACTTGAAGAATAGAAAGACAACACTAATTATGCATCGTTGCATAGCAAAACTGAAAACAGGTACAGGTATTGGTTTTCTATATACATTTTATGCATTCATGTATGAGCCaacatcaatttcatcagGAAGCTCAGTAATGTTAACCTCAAAACGTTCCTGAATTTTGTCCAAAATTTGAGAGTCTTCTTCTGAACTAGAAAATGTAATGGCCAAACCTTTTGTACCGAAACGACCTGCACGACCGACACGATGAAGATAACTATCAGGGGAATCAGGCATGTCATAGTTAATTACAATGTTGACGCGCTCAATATCAATACCACGGCCAAAAACATCAGTAGCAACGCAAATACGCTTGTCGAAGTCTTTGAAGGCCTTATAACGCTTAATACGCTCTTCCTGAGGAAGACCACCGTGAATGCAAATTGATGGAAAGTTGCACTCACGTAAAAGACGATCAAGTTCATTGGCACGGCTTACTGACTTTACGAAAATGACAACCTGATTGAATTCCAAAGAATCTAACAAATCATTGATTTTCCTGTTTTTAGCTTTTTCCTCCAGCTTAACATAATGTTGTTGGAGACCATGAAGAGTAAGCTTAGTCTCATCGTCCACATAAATCTCCAAGGGGTTTTGCATAAACTTTTTGCAGATTGGACGAATTTCGTTGGAAAGTGTAGCACTAAACATCATAACTTGCTTCTGAGGAGGAGTGGCGCGGAAAACCTCTTGGATATCACGACGCATGTCAACGCTTTCCAAAAGCTTATCGCACTCATCGAGTACAAAGTGCTTGACACTATTAaccttcaaaattttctcGCGAACAAGAGCATTCAAACGACCAGGTGTGGCTACTACTATATGAGGGGATTTGCTCTTATCTTTAAAAGCCTCCATGTCTTGTTTAATATTAATACCACCATAAAATACAGCGGTACGCACATCGGGAAGATACTTGCTGAAACGAgcatattcatttttgatttgaaaAGCAAGTTCACGAGTATGACACAAGACAAGAACCGAGACTTCTCCATCGACAGGTTCAATTTGCTGTAAAGTTGATAGAACAAAAACGGCAGTCTTACCCATACCGGATTTGGCTTGGCACAAAACATCTGTTCCCAAAATTGATTGGGGAATACAAACCTGTTGAACCTCTGAAGGGTGCTCAAACCCACTGTCCGTAATTGCACGAAGAAGTTCGGGCTTTAACAAAAAGTCCCGAAAGCCCGTAGAGTGAATTCCTACATAAGATCCCTTTTTATCAGATTTTTCACCGTTCTCTGCGGTATCAGCAGCAGGAGTGATCTCCTGAGCAGGCTGATCTTGAACtaattcttcttcctcttcgtAATCAATTAAATCCTCCTGAGCAGATGCCATGTTGAATTCTAAGGTTACCTGGTGGTTGGTAGAGGAAGAACAGTAGTACGCGTTTTAGCGTACCATAATGGTGTAAGTGTTTGTAACGAAATCGAAATGAAGTATCTTACAGTACGTTACGATACACTATACGGGTTGGATGTAAGCAGAAAGAATAACATATACAAAAGAAGATCTTTTTCAAACTATAACATTTTTGTTAGGATAACATAAACCaggataaaaatttgtagTACTTAATTTCATACGCAgtcaaaatataattttaaataacagCTCCTATTGTAATAGCGGAACGATAACCAGTTAAAAAGACGAACTAATATTAACATTTcaactaaattttttttagctcCGATAAGTCAACAGAAAGGGAAAGCGCTCGAAAATAACGAAATGAGTGTCTTCCaataccaaaaataaatttctaaAGGGAGAGTGTCTATTTTCAAAGACAGGGATGGATATAAACAAACGAATAactattacaaaaaattcctaCAATCCACGGTTGAATTCAACCTCCACGATGGGCTGGTCAGACTTATCCTTCAAATGGTGAAATTGGGGCTCTAGCTTAAACGGggaaattttttctcttgCAGGGAAGACGCCAATTGCCAAAGGAAGGGCTATTAAGGAAGTCAGAGTGATAAGTCCGAGATTGACAGGGATGGTCAACTTAGGGCGAGTACGAAGCCAGTTCTGCTTTTGTAGTCTCATTAAGACTAAAGGAGGGATAACCATAATTGGTGAAGCGTTGATTACACGGGAAAGAGCAGTCTCTCCAACAGCATAAAACGCCGcctttttgctttttcctAAAGATTCTCCCTCTTTATCGAAAACGTCGATACCCTATACAAACATTAgtaaagaatgaaaaaacaCAAAACCAATGTATGAAACTTCAATACATAGGTTTGTACCcagaataaataaacttaGGCTAAAACTCATACCTGACGAAGTTCTTCGCCGCGCATCAAAAAGACATTTAAAACACCAGCTGAAGCAACAGCAGCAAAAGGGGTCAATCTTCCGAGTACCGCTTTGGacgaagaagaaagaaagttCATACGAGGCACAATTTTGTTGAGACCAATAGCAACACCACAACTTGCACTAACAGCATAAATATAGGATTTAGTCATCTGCGGAAGAGTCAATTGCGTAGATTTATTTGCATTTGCAGAATTAAAAGCTACATTTACAGATTGATTCATCCACTGCCAAAAAACGGTTCCAGCGGTACCAAGGTTTGGTTGCAGCATACCTGCTGTGACGACCAAATTAGTCTAATGATTAGCATTTAGTCACTAAATAGTATTATCTTACCAAGACAAAGCATGACATTCGGAATGGTAAGAAAACAGGTTCCTTAGTATCGGGATGCAAAGTTGAATCAACAACTAAAATCGttaatatgtttttttttttaatttgaaaatatatttaataacaaaaaaaataactaatCAAATAATATAACATTTGATCGGATTTGTATCGTATAACTACATACTTTTCTTTGCATGCCAAACCGTTTCATCTAATTGTGCAATTTTACCCGCTCCATAGTCTTCCAGAGTTTTGACGGCGCTATTTAAATCTTGAGATGTAGAGAGAAGTGTCCTACAGATGTTAGGTGCTCAAACGATCATGTagttaaattataattacCTTGGATCAGTAATATCCATAGCGTGCTGCCGCATTAGCATAAATACAAAGAGTAATATAACATACACGAACACGTCCCCAATAGGTGGACAAGTCATACTTAGAGGTGGGCAGCTTATTGCTGGACATTGTGGTGTTGGTGTTGGTAGTCGGtacaaaaatttgcttaattAACCCGATTGGTAGTGTCTTTGGAGTTCATAATAGctacaaaaaaagttttcctTACAAAAATCTAAATAGTTatagcatttttttaagtactagtcaatttttttggaatggCTATTAAATTGTTTGTCTTTGACGTAAATGGCaagaataaattaaagattcGATCACGCATGACTAAGAAAcagcattttttaacagaaATACCAGAGTGCATGATAACTACTGAGACTtaaatagcaaaaaatgaaggtAGCCATAAAAGTGTCATGGCTATGAAAGGCAAAGATTCGTTcgtaaataattttcaagaaAGTTCTTCTTTCTTAAGGTTGGGCTGttcattcttttcttcGCTTTTCTGTTCTTCAACTGGTTCTGtcttattttcatttttaacatCATCTTCTATTTTCGTTTGCTGCTCAAAGATTTTATCATCGTCagattcttcattttcaaaatcatcttCGGAGACGTCGTTTTGTGAAGCTTCAGAAAATGGAAGGATAGTATTGATCGCACGGGATAAAACATGTACGACTCTAGATCGTAACGCTTCATTTGAACATTCAACTTTCATAGTCGAAAAATCAATAGACGcttcatatttttcaaatttgatTTCAACCCCCTTTTCCGTTTTAGTCATACTTTCGCCAAATTGGTTGTCCAAAAACATCATCAGCTTTTTAATACGATCTTCCTCCTTTGATACTTTTGGAGGCTTATCTAAATGCGAATGCAAATGGTTACATTTATGGCTCGTCACTATTAATGGTTAGAAATTGTTCCACATTAAACGCAGACTTACACTTGACAGAAGCAGGACTGCTTTCAATGCCTAGTAGAATAGTAATTACTGAATCAGCTATTGTATCATTCATAATGTTGCCAACCCATTCAAGAGCAAGCTTATGTTCTTGGATTAAAGTCAAAGTAATGGCGTCCATTACTGTATATTGAGGTTGTCCTGCCTTTGTTTTTGACTGTTTGACATATCCaaacatttgttttaaatgGAAATTTGCAAGCTCCATACtcgaaaaaaatggaatgaCTTGTTTTTGGGTTAAAACGGTGGTAGTAAGGTCACTGAAATCTCGAAGATCTTCAGCTGACATCAATTTATAATTGGCATCcttttgaattaaaattcCACTCATAATGTCGCCTTCTTTTGGTTTATGAACAGCGACCTTTCCCAAAGCTCTCACTAACCGTTCCCCTTTGAAAGGAAGATATAACGGTACGCAATTTCGAGGGGTATATACTTTGACATCGACTTTTCTATTGTGAAATTTGCTGGCTAGAGCACTTTTTAATCGACCCATATTTGTTTGCTCACCATGCACCAAAATCTATAATTAGTTAATTTTAACGTTACATTAGTAACTAAACATACAATGTGATCGGCATTTACCAGGTCAATGAATTCACTGTTTTGAAGATAATCAACATGAGCCGCAAAAGAAAGTTCCTCCACTGCCATTCTTCTAGGAATCTTTTGGCCTGAAAGTGACACAATTTCAATAGGCTCATTTGTAATTTGCTTTGCCATTGTCCCTTCAACAGAATAACCAGTAAGAAGTAACGTATTTCGAGGGTCAGGAGCCCATCTTTCTAAGAGGGTTCTTGAAACACCATTTTGTAGCATACCAGGACTTGCCAATATTACAGAAGGGCCAATATCATcgaatttttctaaatttctTAGACTTTTGACAAAACGAAAGATGAACGGATTTCGTTCGgcaaaaatttttcgaATATTATCATTCATCATGTTAACATAAGTTTGAAAAATGGCCATACACTTTCTCGCTAGCGATGATGCATAATAGATAGGGACTGAGCGAAGATCGAGATGATTATTCCAATATTCATCGAGAATGAGTAATAACTCCTGAGCTCTTCCAAGAGCAAAGACAGGCATCAAAACTCTCCCTCCATTGCGAATAGTGGAatgaataatatttaacaGTCTAGCCTCCTTCTCCAGTCTTGGTTGGTGAGATGCTGTACCATACGTGGATTCTGTGATCAGCACATCTGGTCTTTTAGGAGGAACCTCAGCGACATGCAAATGGCGATCTTCTTCTCGTGAGTAGTCGcctgtaaataaaatattgacTCCAGCCATTTCCACAAAATACATACAGGCACCCAAAACATGGCCCGCATGATAGGGTGTAAACTTTATACCCTCAACTTCTATAGTTGAATGGTAGTCAACAGCCTCGATTCTATCAAAAGCGGCTAACAAATCTTTCTCATCGTAAAGCTGATCTTCCATGCCTACATTACTGCGAGTTGTTAATGAATACTCAGAGCTAAGAATACATACCTCACTTTCACGTAGTCAGATAAAAGCCACTTGCAAACTGCCTTTGTAGGATGAGTCATGAAGACACGACCTCTAAAGTTCGTCTTTTGCATAACATAGGGAAGCGAGGCTACATGATCCAAATGGAAGCTTGCTTAAGTTagaaatacttttcaaaaaaaaatgaatcaatGCCTAAGGGACCATAATAGTAATTGGTACAAGAAGTACTCTAATCTAATAACCTATGGTCGTCTCAAGTAGTGGTACAAAAGGGACTTACTGGCTAATTAAAAGTACATCTACAGTGCTCAAATCAAACtcatcaaaaaaaggaagagcTGAAAGCCCAGTATACGCAGGGTGAACACCGGCATCGAGCTAGCAAAAATTAGCATTCACAATcataacaaaataaaaattaaaataccATTACTGTTTTCCCTTTGTATTGAATAACATGGCAACTGCGACCAACTTCATTTCCGGCTCCCAAGTTAATAAACTCCAGTAAATCCTGACATTGGTTAGAAAGTAGGCCCTTATAAAAAATCGTAAATTCAAGGCTTACGGATGGGTCTACAGGTGcatcttcatcaaattcctttcttttggaCATCTTTCCAAGGGCTTTTGTCTAAAAACCACAATTGGAAAGACAAGGTCGTGGGTGCTGGGCAAGCGCGAGTTATTCTTCACCTACGCATTCAACATAAATTGGGAGAAAGCagaacaaaaatttacaacccttttttttttaattaagaGCACCTAattctatttattattaatgaCTTCACTTTAATTGATACTAGAAAACCGTACTTTAAGGAGCGAAGTAAAATGTTTGTGCCAAGGCAACTGAATGTTCGCAAAATTAAAGCATTTACAGGGAAGGAAAATAATTCTATTGCAGATGGAAATAAcaacaaattgaaagatGAGCATTACAAACATAATGAAGCCAGCAAAGAACCAAGTCATTCCATAAGCGGAGGACTCATGTTAAATCAACAAGATAGACAGCTTATTGAACCGTTAAATCCTGACTTTTTATCAGCCGTTGATTCTATAttagaaatttattttcaccGAGAAaggcaaaaagaaaaagtgcACTTGGCCTTTTTAATCCAGCAAGATGATTTCTGGAAAGGAATCCGCCCGAATCCAACGCAAAATAACTTGAAGTATGCTTTATCTTATGTTACTAATGCGCTGTTTCATTTCGATAATTCCTCACACATGGTTATTAGAAATGAGAATATTGTTCTTCCTCTTGACATACCACTGTATGATAGAATTATTTACGTTGAACCAGTTCCGGCTACTCTGTCTAATAAAAGTTTACTTTTGGCTGGGAAACTTCGCAAATACCTCAAAGAGTTCCTTCCCTATGTTGATGCTATCGGTACTCCTGAAGGTTATGCTTTTGTAATTTTGTACAAAAAGGTTGATCAATCAGCACTTAGCAAGTTGCCTGTCCCTCCTGGATGGGTACTGTTGACTCGTAAAGAATGGACAAATcgtgaagaaaaatattttgaaaatcaacTCCATTTAGTAAAAGCGTCATCTTCAGACGTTTCAAATTCATCCAATTCCTTTCCTGAAAATCGTTATCCCAAACTTACTAAAgtagaaaaacaaatgaccAAGTCTGTATCCAAAACCTCACAAACTGATAAAGATGAAGATAATTTGGATTTTACCAAGAATCTTTTGACCCGTATCAAGAACCTCCATCCTTTAACTAATAAATCTACTATTCACAGCCTCTTGAGTTATGTTTTTTCGCGGCAAACTCAGAATATTGCATGTGAGCCCATGTATATAGACTATAGGAAGGACGAAACAGAGGCGATAATACGTTGGAAAACACCGCTTCATGCTGAGACGTGTATCAACGCGTTTCGTACACAAGAAAGGAAACAAAACAGTCATGATGATATTCGGGCACATAGGAAAAAGGGATCTAGCCGTCCATTCCTGATTGCTGAGCTAATTACcggagaagaagaaaagaattattggcgtatgttaaaaaagtaatatgTTTTCCTTTCTCTGGTAATACtaatttgatttatttactacTTTATAATATATTCTGGTAATATAGGCATACAAAAAGGTAACACGGTCGTTATTCTCACTTTAATACTAAATTTGCATTAACAGTTTTTTGTATTAATAACCCCTCTAATTTTCATTTGGCTGATAACCTATTGCGATCAGCAAAAATTCCAATAAACCATGAACCACAAATATGTAAAAACGGTTTACCACCCCACAATTGCAAAATTCTATTACTTAGATTTTAATTACATATTCTGTACATCATTGTTGCTCCCGGCTTGTATTTTCCTTAACGCCTTTTAACTACGAAACGTAATATTCTTCACTGCTAACAGTcttaaaatgaaatattttctgtatgttatatattaatttagcATACCGAAAAGTTCTTGAAATTGAGGTGTGTTTTCATAGGTCTGAGTTAAATTCTTACATCTGCCATTCTAGTCTACCACAAACCATTCTCATGTCTTCACGAGCTTTACGGAAACTTCAGCGTCAAAGACAAACCGAGCTATTGGAAGAAGCTTTAGACAGTGAATCTGATGAGGATGACGAGTTTTCTTCAACTTCCGGGAAAAAAGTAGTAAACGTGTTCGAAATTctcgaaaaagaaaataatgcTATTAACTCAGAGGCAGAAAAAAGTGTTTCTGAGGAAGAGCAGGATGAACCATTAGTAGAAGGCGAGTCTCCAATTGTCTCTACAAataagaaagcaaaaaataaaaagaaaaagaaaaagcagcagaagaagaagaaagtCACTGGAAAGCGTGATTTAGATAATCAATCTTCTGATAATGAGAAATTGGAGGGACTTGAATCAAGCAAAAACATTGATGATGATATTgatgaaatagaaaaggCTGCTGCTGAATTAAAACTTAAATATCGTGAGCAAGATCAGGTTGAGCATGTTGCTGGTGTCGAAGAATCTGCTACTATCCCGTTAGATAAAGAACTTgatgaaaaattgaataagtTATTGGGTGTAAATATTAGTATGTTAAATCCTGATCTTGAAATACGTAAGATTTTTGGCCGCATCGTTGAGAAACGTTCGGTCAACGCTCGACATGATAACCTGCGGAGGAAACGCCATGTTTTAGTACAGCCTCAAGAAGGATGGCCTCCTTTAGTAAGATCTGGACTTGGAATGAAACTTACCGGTCAGTCACAAGACTTAGAGtgcttttttgaaatcacTCAGAGTCGTGCTTACCAGGAAGTTCAAGAGACATTCGAGTATTACGTGCAAACCTATGACCCTAATAACCTACTTATGCTTTTACGCTCCCATCCTTTTCATATAGACACGTTATTACAAGTTTCTGAAATAATAGATCAGCAGGGCGATCATGAACTGTCAGCAGAGCTTGTTGCCCGCGGTCTTTATGCTTTCGACAGTATTCTTCATCCTAGATTTAATCTTGCAACTGGTGCCACGCGGCTTCCTTTTGCCATCCCTTCTAATCGGCGTCTTTTCCTCTGTATTTGGAGATATTTACAAAGTCTACAAAGCCGGGGTTGTTGGAGAACCGTCTTTGAGTTTTGTAAAGCTTTACTGCAGTTCGACATGTCAGACCCCTACGCAATTGGTACTTGTATTGATATATATGCACTTCGTCGAAGAGAATTTGCTTGGATAATTGATTTTGCGAATTACCTGgaaaattcaaacaaaatttcgGACACGCCAAATATGTTATATTCGTCAGCACTTGCCATGTTTTACGTACATGGTGATACTACCGACACACGAGCGAGTATGCTTGCCGCCTTTGAACGTGCACCTTACATGCTAAGTGAATTGTTGGACACTTTGAATATCTCTTTCACAAAATCCTCTATTCCATCCCCTCAAGATCCAGTTCAAGAGTTACATTCTGCTATGTATGCTTTATATGCTAAGGATAGCTGGTCTGATCCTACGGTATTAGCATTCATTAATTCCAttcttgaaaaagaaaccgTGACCCTGCACGATGTAGAAGGACAATTCGCAGAACTCACTGAAAATCTCTCTAGGCGTGTTATCCTGTTAAATGAGCAAAGCTTGAGAAAATTTCTACCACAGAGAATCTTGCAAGGAACTATTTTATCCTTTGATCCTCTACCTCCTGATACATATTTAAGCGAGTCACAAGTCTTTGGTAGAGATATATCTCGTCGAATTGCGTCGTTCTTGTCCGATTATTTATCCAGAGCAAGAGAagttaatgaaaatgaggAAGAACCCCCTGCTCATGAGTTTGATCTTCCTCCTGCTGAACAATTGCTACAACAGATTGAATCGGAGGTTGGTGAAGAATCAGAAGATGGAACTCCGGTGATGACCCGACTACgttcattttttggaagcttGTTTACATCAACAAACTCAGAGACGGAACCTGCAGAAGAAAGCACAGAAGAGATGGGTCAAGGGGATTgaattatttcaaaagaattGTTTAATGAAGTCCTTATTTTCATACAACGAAAGCTATTGtaaaattatcaataaaaattagatgaactatttaaaaataatacgAAAAACGATGCAAACGCTACTGTAAATACGGTAATCTTAACAAACATGTACAATATGATTGATTAGCAGAATGATTGTATATGCAAGGTACTAAAAAATGTCAAAGCAATTCTTCAAGTAttcaaaatgaatttaaatgCAAGATATAAACTGCTTGaatgaaaagcaaaaacaaacaaatcaatATACACCTATACTTTATTGAGGGGGAGGATTTCCTTGGTTATTGTTATCAGTGTTGCCattattgttattgttCATAAAATTGCGAGCCAAATTTTGCAGTTGGGGGTTATTGGCAAGAGAACTCAAGTCAGGCATACCTCCTCCAGATTGAAAGTTACGGGCCATGTTGGCAATATTAGGGTCATTCATAATATTATTCAAAGCACCCGATTGCATCAAGTTACGCGCCATGTTCATAACAGCTAAAATCACTTATTAACAATGAATAATGTATACACTAAAAAACTTACCAGGATTGTTCATCAAAGAACCTAAATCAGGCATACCTCCTCCAAAAATGGATCCAAGATCAGGA
This portion of the Schizosaccharomyces pombe strain 972h- genome assembly, chromosome: I genome encodes:
- the ysh1 gene encoding cleavage and polyadenylation specificity factor complex endoribonuclease subunit Ysh1, which gives rise to MSKRKEFDEDAPVDPSDLLEFINLGAGNEVGRSCHVIQYKGKTVMLDAGVHPAYTGLSALPFFDEFDLSTVDVLLISHFHLDHVASLPYVMQKTNFRGRVFMTHPTKAVCKWLLSDYVKVSNVGMEDQLYDEKDLLAAFDRIEAVDYHSTIEVEGIKFTPYHAGHVLGACMYFVEMAGVNILFTGDYSREEDRHLHVAEVPPKRPDVLITESTYGTASHQPRLEKEARLLNIIHSTIRNGGRVLMPVFALGRAQELLLILDEYWNNHLDLRSVPIYYASSLARKCMAIFQTYVNMMNDNIRKIFAERNPFIFRFVKSLRNLEKFDDIGPSVILASPGMLQNGVSRTLLERWAPDPRNTLLLTGYSVEGTMAKQITNEPIEIVSLSGQKIPRRMAVEELSFAAHVDYLQNSEFIDLVNADHIILVHGEQTNMGRLKSALASKFHNRKVDVKVYTPRNCVPLYLPFKGERLVRALGKVAVHKPKEGDIMSGILIQKDANYKLMSAEDLRDFSDLTTTVLTQKQVIPFFSSMELANFHLKQMFGYVKQSKTKAGQPQYTVMDAITLTLIQEHKLALEWVGNIMNDTIADSVITILLGIESSPASVKLTSHKCNHLHSHLDKPPKVSKEEDRIKKLMMFLDNQFGESMTKTEKGVEIKFEKYEASIDFSTMKVECSNEALRSRVVHVLSRAINTILPFSEASQNDVSEDDFENEESDDDKIFEQQTKIEDDVKNENKTEPVEEQKSEEKNEQPNLKKEELS
- the uap56 gene encoding TREX complex subunit, ATP-dependent RNA helicase Uap56 — encoded protein: MASAQEDLIDYEEEEELVQDQPAQEITPAADTAENGEKSDKKGSYVGIHSTGFRDFLLKPELLRAITDSGFEHPSEVQQVCIPQSILGTDVLCQAKSGMGKTAVFVLSTLQQIEPVDGEVSVLVLCHTRELAFQIKNEYARFSKYLPDVRTAVFYGGINIKQDMEAFKDKSKSPHIVVATPGRLNALVREKILKVNSVKHFVLDECDKLLESVDMRRDIQEVFRATPPQKQVMMFSATLSNEIRPICKKFMQNPLEIYVDDETKLTLHGLQQHYVKLEEKAKNRKINDLLDSLEFNQVVIFVKSVSRANELDRLLRECNFPSICIHGGLPQEERIKRYKAFKDFDKRICVATDVFGRGIDIERVNIVINYDMPDSPDSYLHRVGRAGRFGTKGLAITFSSSEEDSQILDKIQERFEVNITELPDEIDVGSYMNA
- the rqc1 gene encoding protein Rqc1, with product MSSRALRKLQRQRQTELLEEALDSESDEDDEFSSTSGKKVVNVFEILEKENNAINSEAEKSVSEEEQDEPLVEGESPIVSTNKKAKNKKKKKKQQKKKKVTGKRDLDNQSSDNEKLEGLESSKNIDDDIDEIEKAAAELKLKYREQDQVEHVAGVEESATIPLDKELDEKLNKLLGVNISMLNPDLEIRKIFGRIVEKRSVNARHDNLRRKRHVLVQPQEGWPPLVRSGLGMKLTGQSQDLECFFEITQSRAYQEVQETFEYYVQTYDPNNLLMLLRSHPFHIDTLLQVSEIIDQQGDHELSAELVARGLYAFDSILHPRFNLATGATRLPFAIPSNRRLFLCIWRYLQSLQSRGCWRTVFEFCKALLQFDMSDPYAIGTCIDIYALRRREFAWIIDFANYLENSNKISDTPNMLYSSALAMFYVHGDTTDTRASMLAAFERAPYMLSELLDTLNISFTKSSIPSPQDPVQELHSAMYALYAKDSWSDPTVLAFINSILEKETVTLHDVEGQFAELTENLSRRVILLNEQSLRKFLPQRILQGTILSFDPLPPDTYLSESQVFGRDISRRIASFLSDYLSRAREVNENEEEPPAHEFDLPPAEQLLQQIESEVGEESEDGTPVMTRLRSFFGSLFTSTNSETEPAEESTEEMGQGD
- the pof8 gene encoding LARP7 family RNA-binding protein Pof8/Lar7 encodes the protein MFVPRQLNVRKIKAFTGKENNSIADGNNNKLKDEHYKHNEASKEPSHSISGGLMLNQQDRQLIEPLNPDFLSAVDSILEIYFHRERQKEKVHLAFLIQQDDFWKGIRPNPTQNNLKYALSYVTNALFHFDNSSHMVIRNENIVLPLDIPLYDRIIYVEPVPATLSNKSLLLAGKLRKYLKEFLPYVDAIGTPEGYAFVILYKKVDQSALSKLPVPPGWVLLTRKEWTNREEKYFENQLHLVKASSSDVSNSSNSFPENRYPKLTKVEKQMTKSVSKTSQTDKDEDNLDFTKNLLTRIKNLHPLTNKSTIHSLLSYVFSRQTQNIACEPMYIDYRKDETEAIIRWKTPLHAETCINAFRTQERKQNSHDDIRAHRKKGSSRPFLIAELITGEEEKNYWRMLKK
- the fsf1 gene encoding sideroflexin Fsf1; this translates as MSSNKLPTSKYDLSTYWGRVRHAMDITDPRTLLSTSQDLNSAVKTLEDYGAGKIAQLDETVWHAKKIVDSTLHPDTKEPVFLPFRMSCFVLTNLVVTAGMLQPNLGTAGTVFWQWMNQSVNVAFNSANANKSTQLTLPQMTKSYIYAVSASCGVAIGLNKIVPRMNFLSSSSKAVLGRLTPFAAVASAGVLNVFLMRGEELRQGIDVFDKEGESLGKSKKAAFYAVGETALSRVINASPIMVIPPLVLMRLQKQNWLRTRPKLTIPVNLGLITLTSLIALPLAIGVFPAREKISPFKLEPQFHHLKDKSDQPIVEVEFNRGL